GCGGCAAGTCCTATCTCGACGTGCGCCAGGCGTTGCAGGATCTGGGCGTCGACGAGGCGAAGGCCGCCGCGATCGGCATCCGGCTCTACAAGGTCGGCATGATCTGGCCGCTGGAGAAGGACGGCGTACGGGAATTCGCCCGGGGACTCGAAGAGATCGTCGTCGTCGAGGAGAAGCGCGCGCTGGTCGAGAACCAGCTGAAGGAGCAGCTGTACAACTGGGACGCGGCGACCCGGCCGCGCGTCATCGGCAAGTTCGACGAGAAGGGCGACTGGCTGCTCCCGGCGTCGAGCGACCTGTCCCCCGCCACGATTTCAAGGGCGATCGGCGAGCGGATTCTCAAGTTCCACGACGACGAGAGCATCCGGAGCCGCCTCGAATTCCTCGACCGCAAGGAAAAGGCGCTGGCCGCCAAACCGGTGAGCTTCGACCGGACGCCCTATTTCTGCTCCGGCTGCCCGCACAACAGCTCGACCCGGGTGCCGGAAGGCAGCCGGGCGGTGTCCGGCATCGGCTGCCATTTCATGTCGCAATGGATGGACCGCAACACCGCGACCTTCACCCAGATGGGCGGCGAAGGCACGCCGTGGATCGGCCAGGCCGCCTTCTCCAACGCCGGGCACATCTTCGCCAACCTTGGCGACGGCACCTACTATCACAGCGGCCTGCTCGCGATCCGGGCCTGCGTCGCGGCCGGCGTCAACATCACCTACAAGATTCTCTACAACGACGCCGTGGCGATGACCGGCGGACAGCCCGTGGAAGGCCAGCCGACGGTGGCCGACATCTCGCTCCAGGTCTATGCCGAGGGCGCGAAGAAGGTCGTTATCGTCTCCGACGAGCCGGACAAGTACCCGACGTCGATGCATTTCGCGCCGGGCGTCACCTTCCACCACCGCGACGATCTCGACCGGGTGCAGCGCGACCTGCGCGAATGGAAGGGCGTATCGGTGCTGATCTACGACCAGACCTGCGCCGCCGAGAAACGCCGCCGCCGCAAGCGCGGCGAATTCTACGATCCGCCGAAGCGGGTCTTCATCAACGAGCGGGTGTGCGAAGGCTGCGGCGACTGCTCGGTCCAGTCGAACTGCATGTCGGTCACGCCGGTCGAGACCGAATTCGGCCGCAAGCGCAAGATCGACCAGTCGAACTGCAACAAGGATTTCTCCTGCATCAAGGGCTTCTGCCCGAGCTTCGTGACCGTGCATGGCGCGGCGCCGCGGCGGGCCGCGGCAACCGTGCGCCCGGCCGACCTGCCGGACGAGGCGATCCCCGAGCCGGCCGTTCCGGACTGTAGCGAGCCCTACGGCATCCTGGTGACCGGTATCGGCGGCACCGGCGTCATCACCGTCGGCGCCCTGATCTCCATGGCCGCCCATATCGAGGGCAAGGGCGTCACGACCCTCGACCATACCGGCGTCGCGCAGAAGAACGGCGCGGTGATGAGCCATATCCGCATCGCCGAGCGGCCGGAGGACATTCACGCGGTCCGGATCGCGGCCGGCGAGGCGGATGCGGTGATCGGCTGCGACCTCGTGGTGACGTCGAGCAATGCTGCGCTCGCCAAGATGGGCGGGGACAAGACCCGCGCCATCGTCAACACCCAGGAGACGATGACCGCCGGCTTCATCCGCGACAAGGACCTGCAATTCCCGAGCCAGGCCCTGCTGGATATCGTCGGGCAGACGGTGGGCGAAGGAAGGTTCGAGGCGCTCGAAGCGACCGCCATCGCCACCCGCCTGATGGGCGATTCGATCGCGACCAACATGTTCATGCTTGGCTATGCCCTGCAGAAGGGCATGGTGCCATTGCAGGAAGCCTCGATCCTCGAAGCGATCGAACTGAACGGCGTCGCCGTGACGGCCAACAAGCGGGCGCTCGACTGGGGCCGGCGCGCTGCGGTCGACCTCGAAGCCGTGCGCAGGATCGCGTTTCCGGCCGCGCCGCTCGAATTCAAACCGAAACGGGCCGAGACGGTGGACGAGATCGTCGCGCTCCGGTGCAAGGACCTGACGGCCTACCAGAACGCCGCCTGGGCCGACCGGTACGAAAGCCTGGTGCGGGCGGCCGAAGCGGCGGAGCGGGACAAGGCAAAGGGCCGGTCGGGCCTGGCGCTCGCCGTGGCGCGGAACTTCCACAAGCTGATGGCCTACAAGGACGAGTATGAGGTCGCCCGGCTCTATTCGGACGGCGATTTCCGCCGCCGGGCCGCCCAGGCCTTCGAGGACGGCAACCACCGCATGACGGTCCATCTCGCGCCGCCGCTGCTGGCCCGGCGCGATCCCGAGACCGGCCATCTCGAAAAACGCGAATACGGCCCGTGGATCTTCACCGCCTTCGCCGTGCTGGCGAAATTCAAGGGCCTGCGCGGCGGGCCGTTCGACCCGTTCGGCCGGACGGCGGAGCGCAAGGCGGAGCGCAGGCTGATCGCCGATTACGAAACGACCGTCCGCGAACTGATCGACGGGCTTGACGCCGAAACCCACGATCTGGCGGTGCAGATCGCCAATATCCCGGAGGACATCCGCGGCTACGGCCACATCAAGGAAGCCGGCATGGCCTGCGCCGCGGAGCGCGAGGCCGAACTGATGCGCCTGTTCCGCGATCCGGCCGAACGGCGCAGGGCCGCGATCCGGGAAGCCGCGGAGTAGACGCGCGCCGGTTCGGGGCGCTTCGGAGATTTCAGGGGTGTCTGTCGCCGGCGTCCCGCCGGCGTCCCGGCGGCGTCGCGGGGGCCGGATACCTTCGGTCGCATTGTTGGGGTTCCGGCCCGCCCATAGCTTCGCGCGCGCCCCGTTTCACCGTCTTTCGGAGGACAACCGATGCCCCTCGACCAGCGATCCGAAGATCGCGGCCCGGCCTATGCGCCCGTAACCAGCGCCGAACTCCACGGATATTATTTCGAGGATCTCGAGATCGGCATGACCGCGGTCTATTCGCGCACGGTCACCGAAGCGGATATCGCCAATTTTTCCGCGGTTTCGGGCGACATCAACCCGCTGCATCTGTCGGAGCAGTTCGGCGGCGAGGGGATGTTCGAAGGGCGTATCGCCCACGGCATGCTGTCCGCCGGTTTCATCTCGGCGGTCATCGCCAACAAGCTGCCGGGGCCCGGCGCCATCTATCTGGGCCAGTCGCTCCGCTTCATGGCGCCGGTGCGCGCCGGCGATACCGTGAACACGCGGCTCACCGTCCGCGAGCTCAACGACGAGAAGTGCCGGGCCATTCTCGATACGATCTGCATGGTGAACGGCGAGCCGGTGATCGAAGGGGAAGCGATGGTCAAGGTGCCGTCGCGCGACGGCTGACCCGCCGCGCAATGCGGCTGATCCGGACATGGCGGGAAATCCAGGACGAGGCGGCCGGCGCGGTCGTCGCGGTCGGCAATTTCGACGGGGTGCATGAGGGCCACCGCGCGGTAATCGGCGCCGCGGTCGAGGCCGCCCGGAGCGCGGGCGCGCCGGCCGGCGTGCTGACCTTCGAGCCCCATCCGCGCTCCTGGTTCCGGCCGGAGCAGCCGCCGTTCCGGCTGACGCCGCTGCGCTCCAAGGTGCGCCAGCTCGAAGCGCTCGGGATCGACCTGCTTTACGTGCTGCCGTTCGACGAAGCGATGGCCGGCCGAACCGCCGAAGCCTTCGTTGAGGAAATCCTGATTGCGGGCCTGCAAATCCGCCGCCTCGTCGTCGGCTACGATTTCGTCTTCGGCAAGGGCCGGGGCGGTTCGGTCGCGACCCTGCAAGGCTACAGCGATGCCGGCCGTTTCGGCCTCACCGTCGTCCCCGCCGTCGACGACGAAACCGGCGGCAGCTATTCCTCGACCCGGATCAGGCAGGCGCTGCGCGACGGCGACCCGGCGACTGCAGCCGCCCTGCTCGGCCGGTCCTGGGAGATCGAGGGCCATGTCCTGCCCGGCGACCGGCGCGGCCGGACCATCGGCTTCCCGACCGCGAACCTGGATATCAGCGATTACCTGCGCCCCCGGTACGGGGTCTACGCGGTTCTGATCGCGCTCGACGAACCGGGCGGCGGTGCGCCGGTCTGGCTGCCCGCCGTCGCCAATCTGGGCAAACGACCCACGATCGGCGACGACAAGCTCCTGCTCGAAGTCAACATCTTCGACTTCGACCGGGATATCTACGGCCGGCTCGCCAGGGTGCGTTTCGTGGATTATGTCAGGCCCGAACGGAAATTCGATGGACTGGACGCCTTGAAAGCGCAGATCGCGAAGGATGCGGCGGCGGCGCGCCGAATTATCGCCGCCCTCCCGGCGGGGCGCTAACACGCCGGGCACTTTCGCCGTTCCAGTTTCACACCGGGCGCAACAGGCCCGGCCCTTTCCCGGACCCTTTCGATGACCGTCGACTACCGAGACACGATTTTCCTGCCGCAAACCGACTTTCCCATGCGCGCCGGCCTGCCGAAGAAGGAGCCGGAAATCCAGAAGCGCTGGGAAGAGGAGGATCTCTACGGCCAGTTGCGCCGGATCAGCACGGGCCGCGAGAAATTCATCCTGCACGACGGGCCGCCCTACGCCAACGGCAACATCCATATCGGCACCGGGCTCAACAAGATCCTCAAGGACCTGATCAACCGGACCCAGCAGATGCTGGGCAAGGACGCCAACTACGTTCCGGGCTGGGACTGCCACGGCCTGCCGATCGAATGGAAGATCGAGGAGCAGTACCGCGCCAAGGGCCGGGACCGCGGCGCCGTCCCGATCAACGATTTCCGGCGCGAATGCCGCGAGTTCGCCGAACACTGGATCGAGGTCCAGCGCCAGGAGTTCAAGCGCCTCGGCGTGATCGGCCGCTGGGACGATCCCTACCTGACGATGACGTTCGACTCCGAGGCGCTGATCGCGGCCGAGCTGATGAAGTTCGCCGCCGGCGGCAAGCTCTATCGCGGCTCGAAACCCGTCATGTGGTCGGTCGTCGAGGGCACGGCGCTCGCCGAGGCGGAGGTCGAATATCTCGACCACGAGTCCGACACGATCTGGGCGAAATTTCCGGTCGTCGGCGGGCCCGGCGATCTCGTCGGCGCCTCGGTTGCCATCTGGACGACGACGCCGTGGACGATCCCCGGCAACCGGGCGGTCTGCTATTCCGGCCGCCTGCCCTACGGCGTTTACGAAGTCACCGCGGCGCCGGACGGCAACTGGGCGAAGGCCGGCGACCGGCTGATTCTGGCCGACGCCCTCGCCGCCGACGTCATGGGCGCGGCGCGGGTCGAAAGTTTCGAGAAGCGGCGGGCGGTCGGCGCGGAGGATCTGGCGGCGGCGACCTGCGCCCATCCGCTGCGCGCGGCCGGCCTCGGCGGCTACGGGTTCGACGTGCCGCTGCTTGCCGGCGAGCACGTTACCGACGACGCCGGCACCGGCTTCGTCCACACCGCACCCGGACACGGCCGCGAGGACTTCGATATCTGGACGGCCGAGGAAGCCGGGATCGGGGCCCGGGGCATCGACACCGCCATCCCCTTCACCGTCGGCGCGGACGGGGCGTTCACCGAAGATGCGCCCGGCTTCAC
The genomic region above belongs to Rhodospirillaceae bacterium and contains:
- a CDS encoding indolepyruvate ferredoxin oxidoreductase family protein; the protein is MAATPQRKVTLEDKYELEEGRVFLTGIQALVRLPMMQRQRDLAAGLDTGGFISGYRGSPLGVLDMNLWRAQKYLERHHIKFEPGVNEDLAMTAVWGSQQLPLFPDAAKDGVFAMWYGKGPGVDRCGDVLKHGNAAGSSEHGGVLICAGDDHGASSSTLPHQSDHMFIAAMVPVLYPANVQEMLDYGLIGWAMSRYTGAWVGFKTVAEVVESAASVSVSPDRVRIDTPNAYTPPPGGLNIRWPDGIHEQEDRLLRHKAYAALAFARTNRIDRVTIDSPRPRLGIATCGKSYLDVRQALQDLGVDEAKAAAIGIRLYKVGMIWPLEKDGVREFARGLEEIVVVEEKRALVENQLKEQLYNWDAATRPRVIGKFDEKGDWLLPASSDLSPATISRAIGERILKFHDDESIRSRLEFLDRKEKALAAKPVSFDRTPYFCSGCPHNSSTRVPEGSRAVSGIGCHFMSQWMDRNTATFTQMGGEGTPWIGQAAFSNAGHIFANLGDGTYYHSGLLAIRACVAAGVNITYKILYNDAVAMTGGQPVEGQPTVADISLQVYAEGAKKVVIVSDEPDKYPTSMHFAPGVTFHHRDDLDRVQRDLREWKGVSVLIYDQTCAAEKRRRRKRGEFYDPPKRVFINERVCEGCGDCSVQSNCMSVTPVETEFGRKRKIDQSNCNKDFSCIKGFCPSFVTVHGAAPRRAAATVRPADLPDEAIPEPAVPDCSEPYGILVTGIGGTGVITVGALISMAAHIEGKGVTTLDHTGVAQKNGAVMSHIRIAERPEDIHAVRIAAGEADAVIGCDLVVTSSNAALAKMGGDKTRAIVNTQETMTAGFIRDKDLQFPSQALLDIVGQTVGEGRFEALEATAIATRLMGDSIATNMFMLGYALQKGMVPLQEASILEAIELNGVAVTANKRALDWGRRAAVDLEAVRRIAFPAAPLEFKPKRAETVDEIVALRCKDLTAYQNAAWADRYESLVRAAEAAERDKAKGRSGLALAVARNFHKLMAYKDEYEVARLYSDGDFRRRAAQAFEDGNHRMTVHLAPPLLARRDPETGHLEKREYGPWIFTAFAVLAKFKGLRGGPFDPFGRTAERKAERRLIADYETTVRELIDGLDAETHDLAVQIANIPEDIRGYGHIKEAGMACAAEREAELMRLFRDPAERRRAAIREAAE
- a CDS encoding MaoC family dehydratase, translated to MPLDQRSEDRGPAYAPVTSAELHGYYFEDLEIGMTAVYSRTVTEADIANFSAVSGDINPLHLSEQFGGEGMFEGRIAHGMLSAGFISAVIANKLPGPGAIYLGQSLRFMAPVRAGDTVNTRLTVRELNDEKCRAILDTICMVNGEPVIEGEAMVKVPSRDG
- a CDS encoding bifunctional riboflavin kinase/FAD synthetase, with protein sequence MRLIRTWREIQDEAAGAVVAVGNFDGVHEGHRAVIGAAVEAARSAGAPAGVLTFEPHPRSWFRPEQPPFRLTPLRSKVRQLEALGIDLLYVLPFDEAMAGRTAEAFVEEILIAGLQIRRLVVGYDFVFGKGRGGSVATLQGYSDAGRFGLTVVPAVDDETGGSYSSTRIRQALRDGDPATAAALLGRSWEIEGHVLPGDRRGRTIGFPTANLDISDYLRPRYGVYAVLIALDEPGGGAPVWLPAVANLGKRPTIGDDKLLLEVNIFDFDRDIYGRLARVRFVDYVRPERKFDGLDALKAQIAKDAAAARRIIAALPAGR